A single region of the Lotus japonicus ecotype B-129 chromosome 4, LjGifu_v1.2 genome encodes:
- the LOC130714738 gene encoding G-type lectin S-receptor-like serine/threonine-protein kinase SD2-5, with protein sequence MDQSSGEHKLDAIVGDFVLMVLVILLNLALIVWAVNCCLRCFHKDVSSTENSCSQSQTFNVYKFMNDMEREKLIKFTCKELRVATNNFSKKLGSGGCGTVYLGNLSTGVNVAVKVLHESSDHKRVKQQFMAEVSTIGRAHHLNLVRLYGFCFEWKLRALVYEYVANGSLDKYLFHEGETLGFEKLHEIAVGTARGIAYLHEECPQQIVHYDIKPGNVLLDEKFSPKVADFGLAKLSNRENKHITITGGRGTPGYAAPELWFPFPVTHKCDVYSFGMLLFEIIGRRRNFDTSLPESQEWFPRWVWEKFDSGKLEELRIACRNEEKNMEIVERMSKVALWCVQYRSELRPLMSGVVRMLEGVVEIPKPLNPFQTMMVGTLPNQTNHPSDTTVSSGCGCATPILTILDVELASS encoded by the exons ATGGATCAATCCTCAGGTGAACATAAACTAGATGCAATTGTTGGTGATTTTGTGTTGATGG TTCTGGTAATTCTGCTTAACCTTGCTCTAATTGTTTGGGCTGTAAATTGCTGCCTGAGGTGTTTTCACAAAGATGTCAGCAGCACAGAGAATTCATGCTCACAATCTCAGACATTCAATGTATACAAATTCATGAACGACATGGAAAGAGAGAAGCTGATCAAGTTTACCTGTAAAGAGTTAAGGGTTGCTACTAACAATTTCTCTAAAAAATTGGGGTCAGGAGGATGTGGAACAGTGTATTTGGGAAATTTAAGCACTGGAGTCAATGTAGCTGTCAAGGTCTTACATGAAAGTTCTGATCACAAGAGAGTTAAGCAGCAGTTCATGGCAGAGGTGAGTACAATTGGAAGGGCTCATCACTTGAATCTGGTTCGGCTCTATGGATTTTGCTTTGAATGGAAACTAAGAGCGTTAGTTTATGAGTATGTAGCGAATGGTTCGCTTGACAAGTATCTATTTCATGAAGGCGAGACCTTAGGATTCGAAAAGCTTCACGAGATTGCTGTTGGAACCGCGAGAGGCATTGCGTACTTGCACGAAGAGTGCCCCCAGCAAATAGTCCACTATGACATAAAACCAGGAAATGTTCTCTTAGATGAGAAATTTTCTCCTAAAGTTGCGGATTTCGGTCTCGCTAAGCTTTCTAATAGAGAAAACAAGCATATAACCATAACAGGAGGAAGGGGAACTCCTGGTTATGCTGCGCCGGAGCTTTGGTTTCCATTTCCCGTGACTCACAAGTGTGATGTTTACAGTTTTGGAATGCTGTTGTTTGAAATCATAGGTAGGAGAAGGAACTTTGATACTAGTCTTCCAGAAAGTCAAGAATGGTTTCCAAGGTGGGTTTGGGAAAAATTTGATTCTGGAAAACTGGAAGAGTTGAGAATAGCTTGTCGGAATGAGGAGAAAAATATGGAGATAGTAGAGAGAATGAGTAAGGTAGCTTTATGGTGTGTCCAGTACAGGTCAGAGTTGAGGCCTTTAATGAGTGGTGTGGtgagaatgttggaaggtgtaGTGGAAATTCCAAAACCTTTGAATCCTTTTCAAACCATGATGGTTGGGACTCTTCCTAACCAAACAAATCATCCATCAGATACCACTGTTTCTTCAGGTTGTGGCTGTGCTACTCCTATCTTGACAATACTTGATGTAGAATTGGCCTCTAGCTAA
- the LOC130714739 gene encoding uncharacterized protein LOC130714739 isoform X2, with translation MAVNSESTPPPVIGKIGPYTVFMTPPSTPKPSSPDPVPVHSPQKPPTKILPPPPQIQVPSSAKSFSDGSVSGFFRNAVTKVHNAHSSLDDHLARWFGLNQSKYQWALDDYYESKGMEKGDVKVKEISSKVQSV, from the exons ATGGCCGTCAACAGCGAATCCACGCCGCCACCGGTGATCGGTAAAATCGGGCCTTACACTGTTTTCATGACACCGCCTTCTACCCCAAAACCCTCTTCCCCTGACCCAGTTCCAGTTCATTCCCCTCAGAAACCCCCGACCAAGATCCTCCCTCCTCCGCCTCAGATTCAGGTTCCTTCCTCCGCCAAATCCTTCTCCGATGGCTCCGTTTCCGGCTTCTTCAGGAACGCTGTTACCAAGGTTCACAATG CTCACTCAAGTTTGGATGATCATTTGGCGCGTTGGTTCGGGTTGAATCAGTCTAAGTATCAATGGGCTCTTGATGATTATTATGAGAGCAAGGGAATG GAAAAAGGAGACGTAAAAGTGAAAGAAATATCAAGCAAAGTACAGAGTGTTTGA
- the LOC130714739 gene encoding uncharacterized protein LOC130714739 isoform X1 produces the protein MAVNSESTPPPVIGKIGPYTVFMTPPSTPKPSSPDPVPVHSPQKPPTKILPPPPQIQVPSSAKSFSDGSVSGFFRNAVTKVHNAHSSLDDHLARWFGLNQSKYQWALDDYYESKGMVIYDTPSLSHIKLKMCSGQSKMIVII, from the exons ATGGCCGTCAACAGCGAATCCACGCCGCCACCGGTGATCGGTAAAATCGGGCCTTACACTGTTTTCATGACACCGCCTTCTACCCCAAAACCCTCTTCCCCTGACCCAGTTCCAGTTCATTCCCCTCAGAAACCCCCGACCAAGATCCTCCCTCCTCCGCCTCAGATTCAGGTTCCTTCCTCCGCCAAATCCTTCTCCGATGGCTCCGTTTCCGGCTTCTTCAGGAACGCTGTTACCAAGGTTCACAATG CTCACTCAAGTTTGGATGATCATTTGGCGCGTTGGTTCGGGTTGAATCAGTCTAAGTATCAATGGGCTCTTGATGATTATTATGAGAGCAAGGGAATG GTAATTTATGATACGCCAAGTTTGAGTCATATCAAACTTAAGATGTGCTCTGGACAATCAAAGATGATAGTTATTATCTAA